One Ricinus communis isolate WT05 ecotype wild-type chromosome 2, ASM1957865v1, whole genome shotgun sequence DNA segment encodes these proteins:
- the LOC8275780 gene encoding peroxidase 9, translating into MALSKTFFGFFIVIVLSSSTSSLAHPGLGWGGNGPFGGVSFGLFPEFYQFSCPQANDIVMSVLKKAVAEESRIAASLLRLHFHDCFVQGCDASVLLDDSATIVSEKNSGPNKNSLRGFEVIDEIKAKLEEACPQTVSCADILALAARGSIVLSGGPSWELPLGRRDSKTASLSGSNTLIPAPNSTIQNLITFFKRQGLNEVDLVALSGGHTIGVARCVTFKQRLYDQNGNNQPDETLEKTYYLGLKSVCPRSGGDNNISPLDFGSPIKFDNTYFKLLLWGKGLLTSDEALFAGKIGKTMKLVKNYAQDEALFFDQFAKSMIKMGNINPLTGSSGQVRNNCRRVN; encoded by the exons ATGGCACTCTCGAAAACTTTCTTTGGTTTTTTCATAGTGATTGTCCTATCATCATCTACAAGCTCCCTAGCTCATCCTGGTCTTGGCTGGGGTGGTAATGGCCCTTTTGGTGGTGTCTCATTTGGTTTGTTTCCTGAGTTTTATCAGTTTTCATGCCCTCAAGCCAATGACATAGTCATGTCTGTTCTGAAAAAGGCCGTTGCCGAGGAATCCAGGATCGCTGCCTCTTTGCTAAGGCTTCATTTCCATGATTGCTTTGTGCAG GGCTGCGATGCGTCAGTACTGTTGGATGATAGCGCCACAATAGTGAGTGAAAAGAATTCTGGACCAAACAAGAACTCCCTGAGAGGATTTGAAGTGATTGATGAGATCAAGGCCAAGTTAGAAGAAGCATGTCCTCAGACTGTCTCTTGTGCTGATATCCTCGCCTTGGCAGCTCGTGGGTCAATCGTACTA AGCGGCGGACCCAGTTGGGAGCTCCCACTTGGAAGAAGGGACTCGAAGACTGCAAGTCTCAGTGGCTCAAACACACTTATTCCAGCACCAAACTCCACTATCCAAAACCTCATAACCTTTTTCAAGCGTCAAGGCCTTAATGAGGTTGACCTTGTCGCACTCTCAG GGGGGCATACAATTGGGGTAGCAAGGTGCGTGACATTCAAGCAGAGGCTATACGACCAAAATGGAAACAACCAACCAGATGAGACACTGGAGAAAACATACTACCTAGGATTGAAGTCAGTGTGTCCAAGATCAGGTGGTGACAATAACATCTCTCCATTGGATTTTGGGTCCccaataaaatttgataacaCTTACTTCAAGCTTCTTCTTTGGGGCAAGGGACTTCTCACTTCAGATGAAGCTCTTTTCGCAGGAAAAATTGGCAAGACTATGAAATTAGTCAAGAATTATGCACAGGATGAGGCACTTTTCTTTGACCAATTTGCCAAGTCAATGATTAAGATGGGCAACATTAATCCTCTTACTGGTTCTAGTGGCCAAGTCAGGAACAATTGCCGTCGtgttaactaa
- the LOC8275783 gene encoding BEL1-like homeodomain protein 3 isoform X3 codes for MVFIPPTSDTMNLQSIDGHIDTSAGNPVGNPVNGDPQVVSRTQVGILGNDLNAQSQGLSLSLGTEMQSAISVPSFQYQNPNVILPSFSSLHLPILGKWMLSCEGDESNQSKGLKSSECLLTFGGGNHTPIKAEVSRNPQCLDSHRDIHTDAYMYQPSSYANAITNSKFLKAAQQLLDKVVSVRKVLKQPPSDKCLDETKETDAKANKQSIPLSSSGMSSGPKESIANSSSELSPAERQDLQNKKTKLLSILDEVDRRYRQYYNQMQLVVSSFDMVAGHGAAKSYTALALQTISRHFRCLRDAISSQIEIVRKSLGEEDTSANGQGGIPRLRYVDQQLRQQRALRQLGVMRHAWRPQRGLPESSVSILRAWLFEHFLHPYPNDSEKIMLAKQTGLSRNQVANWFINARVRLWKPMVEEIYKEEFGDLEANSRSSQDDDATKALGENQLASDNRLDELQDSLTSAAADGIQTGQVYDRKPDRIPDVEMKRPMGKTVLQNCSHVDNIIDTGIMKFQHEFRSNMDDHSSCPDKNTPLDPHGVGSLMPGAFKYDISALSEFAIGSQVSLALGLQQHESDAFPMAGGNHIRSSNMATSSMGADTVDYHCMDSGKQQDRFGSSHLLHDFVV; via the exons ATGGTGTTCATTCCACCAACTAGTGACACTATGAATTTGCAATCTATCGACGGACACATAGACACATCAGCAGGTAATCCAGTGGGCAACCCTGTTAATGGGGATCCACAGGTGGTTTCGAGGACACAGGTTGGCATTTTAGGTAACGATCTTAATGCTCAGAGTCAGGGGTTATCTCTGAGCCTTGGCACGGAGATGCAATCTGCAATTTCGGTGCCTTCATTTCAGTATCAGAATCCAAATGTAATTTTGCCTTCATTTTCGAGTCTACATCTCCCTATATTGGGTAAGTGGATGTTATCCTGTGAAGGTGATGAAAGTAATCAAAGTAAGGGATTGAAAAGTTCTGAGTGCTTGCTTACATTTGGTGGAGGCAACCATACCCCTATCAAAGCAGAGGTGTCCAGAAATCCTCAGTGCTTAGATAGCCACAGAGATATTCACACTGATGCATATATGTATCAACCTTCAAGTTATGCTAATGCTATCACAAACTCTAAATTTCTCAAGGCAGCTCAGCAACTGCTTGATAAAGTGGTTAGCGTGAGAAAGGTCCTTAAGCAGCCTCCGTCTGATAAATGTCTTGATGAAACTAAGGAGACTGATGCAAAAGCTAACAAGCAATCTATACCTCTCTCATCTAGCGGGATGTCATCAGGCCCTAAAGAGTCAATTGCGAACTCCTCTTCTGAGTTATCTCCTGCAGAACGGCAGGATTTACAAAACAAGAAGACAAAACTTCTGTCCATTTTGGATGAG GTAGATAGAAGATACAGGCAGTATTACAACCAAATGCAATTGGTGGTATCGTCCTTTGACATGGTAGCAGGTCATGGTGCAGCTAAGTCATACACAGCACTTGCTCTCCAAACAATTTCCCGCCATTTCCGCTGTTTACGCGATGCAATCAGCAGTCAGATAGAAATAGTGAGGAAAAGCCTTGGGGAAGAAGACACTTCAGCTAATGGTCAAGGAGGGATACCACGGCTCCGCTATGTGGATCAGCAGCTCAGACAACAGAGGGCTCTTCGGCAGCTCGGTGTCATGCGACATGCCTGGAGACCTCAAAGGGGACTTCCTGAGAGCTCTGTTTCAATCCTTCGAGCTTGGCTTTTTGAGCATTTTCTGCATCC CTACCCTAATGATTCAGAGAAAATCATGCTAGCAAAGCAGACAGGCTTGAGCAGAAATCAG GTTGCAAATTGGTTCATAAATGCACGAGTGCGGCTTTGGAAGCCCATGGTTGAggaaatatataaagaagaaTTTGGTGATTTAGAAGCAAATTCTAGATCTTCTCAGGATGATGATGCAACCAAAGCACTAGGAGAGAATCAGTTGGCATCTGATAATAGGCTAGACGAATTGCAGGATAGTTTGACATCTGCAGCCGCTGATGGAATCCAAACAGGACAAGTTTATGACAGGAAGCCTGATCGTATTCCTGATGTAGAAATGAAAAGACCTATGGGAAAAACAGTGCTTCAGAATtgttctcatgttgacaataTCATAGATACAGGGATTATGAAATTCCAGCACGAGTTTAGGTCTAACATGGATGACCATAGCTCTTGTCCAGACAAGAACACCCCACTCGACCCACATGGTGTTGGGAGTCTTATGCCTGGTGCTTTTAAGTATGATATATCGGCATTGAGTGAATTTGCTATTGGGAGTCAGGTATCGCTTGCACTGGGATTGCAACAACATGAAAGTGATGCTTTTCCCATGGCTGGTGGAAACCATATAAGAAGTAGTAATATGGCAACTTCTTCTATGGGAGCTGACACAGTGGATTATCATTGCATGGATTCTGGAAAGCAACAGGACAGGTTTGGCAGCTCCCATCTGTTACATGATTTTGTAGTTTGA
- the LOC8275783 gene encoding BEL1-like homeodomain protein 3 isoform X1, with protein sequence MATYYAGLSSQRENLQSPYPGDQKLASYSEHPSHHSNMTVYLNHASAAGSYSEFLSGSSLSSHNCAEFLSVGDRNEMVFIPPTSDTMNLQSIDGHIDTSAGNPVGNPVNGDPQVVSRTQVGILGNDLNAQSQGLSLSLGTEMQSAISVPSFQYQNPNVILPSFSSLHLPILGKWMLSCEGDESNQSKGLKSSECLLTFGGGNHTPIKAEVSRNPQCLDSHRDIHTDAYMYQPSSYANAITNSKFLKAAQQLLDKVVSVRKVLKQPPSDKCLDETKETDAKANKQSIPLSSSGMSSGPKESIANSSSELSPAERQDLQNKKTKLLSILDEVDRRYRQYYNQMQLVVSSFDMVAGHGAAKSYTALALQTISRHFRCLRDAISSQIEIVRKSLGEEDTSANGQGGIPRLRYVDQQLRQQRALRQLGVMRHAWRPQRGLPESSVSILRAWLFEHFLHPYPNDSEKIMLAKQTGLSRNQVANWFINARVRLWKPMVEEIYKEEFGDLEANSRSSQDDDATKALGENQLASDNRLDELQDSLTSAAADGIQTGQVYDRKPDRIPDVEMKRPMGKTVLQNCSHVDNIIDTGIMKFQHEFRSNMDDHSSCPDKNTPLDPHGVGSLMPGAFKYDISALSEFAIGSQVSLALGLQQHESDAFPMAGGNHIRSSNMATSSMGADTVDYHCMDSGKQQDRFGSSHLLHDFVV encoded by the exons ATGGCTACTTACTATGCTGGTTTAAGCAGCCAGAGAGAGAATTTGCAAAGTCCATATCCAGGTGACCAAAAACTTGCTTCATATTCTGAACATCCCTCCCATCATAGTAACATGACAGTTTATTTGAACCATGCTTCTGCTGCTGGTTCATATTCAGAATTTTTATCTGGGAGTTCCTTGTCTTCTCACAATTGTGCTGAATTCCTGTCTGTTGGAGACAGAAATGAGATGGTGTTCATTCCACCAACTAGTGACACTATGAATTTGCAATCTATCGACGGACACATAGACACATCAGCAGGTAATCCAGTGGGCAACCCTGTTAATGGGGATCCACAGGTGGTTTCGAGGACACAGGTTGGCATTTTAGGTAACGATCTTAATGCTCAGAGTCAGGGGTTATCTCTGAGCCTTGGCACGGAGATGCAATCTGCAATTTCGGTGCCTTCATTTCAGTATCAGAATCCAAATGTAATTTTGCCTTCATTTTCGAGTCTACATCTCCCTATATTGGGTAAGTGGATGTTATCCTGTGAAGGTGATGAAAGTAATCAAAGTAAGGGATTGAAAAGTTCTGAGTGCTTGCTTACATTTGGTGGAGGCAACCATACCCCTATCAAAGCAGAGGTGTCCAGAAATCCTCAGTGCTTAGATAGCCACAGAGATATTCACACTGATGCATATATGTATCAACCTTCAAGTTATGCTAATGCTATCACAAACTCTAAATTTCTCAAGGCAGCTCAGCAACTGCTTGATAAAGTGGTTAGCGTGAGAAAGGTCCTTAAGCAGCCTCCGTCTGATAAATGTCTTGATGAAACTAAGGAGACTGATGCAAAAGCTAACAAGCAATCTATACCTCTCTCATCTAGCGGGATGTCATCAGGCCCTAAAGAGTCAATTGCGAACTCCTCTTCTGAGTTATCTCCTGCAGAACGGCAGGATTTACAAAACAAGAAGACAAAACTTCTGTCCATTTTGGATGAG GTAGATAGAAGATACAGGCAGTATTACAACCAAATGCAATTGGTGGTATCGTCCTTTGACATGGTAGCAGGTCATGGTGCAGCTAAGTCATACACAGCACTTGCTCTCCAAACAATTTCCCGCCATTTCCGCTGTTTACGCGATGCAATCAGCAGTCAGATAGAAATAGTGAGGAAAAGCCTTGGGGAAGAAGACACTTCAGCTAATGGTCAAGGAGGGATACCACGGCTCCGCTATGTGGATCAGCAGCTCAGACAACAGAGGGCTCTTCGGCAGCTCGGTGTCATGCGACATGCCTGGAGACCTCAAAGGGGACTTCCTGAGAGCTCTGTTTCAATCCTTCGAGCTTGGCTTTTTGAGCATTTTCTGCATCC CTACCCTAATGATTCAGAGAAAATCATGCTAGCAAAGCAGACAGGCTTGAGCAGAAATCAG GTTGCAAATTGGTTCATAAATGCACGAGTGCGGCTTTGGAAGCCCATGGTTGAggaaatatataaagaagaaTTTGGTGATTTAGAAGCAAATTCTAGATCTTCTCAGGATGATGATGCAACCAAAGCACTAGGAGAGAATCAGTTGGCATCTGATAATAGGCTAGACGAATTGCAGGATAGTTTGACATCTGCAGCCGCTGATGGAATCCAAACAGGACAAGTTTATGACAGGAAGCCTGATCGTATTCCTGATGTAGAAATGAAAAGACCTATGGGAAAAACAGTGCTTCAGAATtgttctcatgttgacaataTCATAGATACAGGGATTATGAAATTCCAGCACGAGTTTAGGTCTAACATGGATGACCATAGCTCTTGTCCAGACAAGAACACCCCACTCGACCCACATGGTGTTGGGAGTCTTATGCCTGGTGCTTTTAAGTATGATATATCGGCATTGAGTGAATTTGCTATTGGGAGTCAGGTATCGCTTGCACTGGGATTGCAACAACATGAAAGTGATGCTTTTCCCATGGCTGGTGGAAACCATATAAGAAGTAGTAATATGGCAACTTCTTCTATGGGAGCTGACACAGTGGATTATCATTGCATGGATTCTGGAAAGCAACAGGACAGGTTTGGCAGCTCCCATCTGTTACATGATTTTGTAGTTTGA
- the LOC8275783 gene encoding BEL1-like homeodomain protein 3 isoform X2 codes for MATYYAGLSSQRENLQSPYPEFLSGSSLSSHNCAEFLSVGDRNEMVFIPPTSDTMNLQSIDGHIDTSAGNPVGNPVNGDPQVVSRTQVGILGNDLNAQSQGLSLSLGTEMQSAISVPSFQYQNPNVILPSFSSLHLPILGKWMLSCEGDESNQSKGLKSSECLLTFGGGNHTPIKAEVSRNPQCLDSHRDIHTDAYMYQPSSYANAITNSKFLKAAQQLLDKVVSVRKVLKQPPSDKCLDETKETDAKANKQSIPLSSSGMSSGPKESIANSSSELSPAERQDLQNKKTKLLSILDEVDRRYRQYYNQMQLVVSSFDMVAGHGAAKSYTALALQTISRHFRCLRDAISSQIEIVRKSLGEEDTSANGQGGIPRLRYVDQQLRQQRALRQLGVMRHAWRPQRGLPESSVSILRAWLFEHFLHPYPNDSEKIMLAKQTGLSRNQVANWFINARVRLWKPMVEEIYKEEFGDLEANSRSSQDDDATKALGENQLASDNRLDELQDSLTSAAADGIQTGQVYDRKPDRIPDVEMKRPMGKTVLQNCSHVDNIIDTGIMKFQHEFRSNMDDHSSCPDKNTPLDPHGVGSLMPGAFKYDISALSEFAIGSQVSLALGLQQHESDAFPMAGGNHIRSSNMATSSMGADTVDYHCMDSGKQQDRFGSSHLLHDFVV; via the exons ATGGCTACTTACTATGCTGGTTTAAGCAGCCAGAGAGAGAATTTGCAAAGTCCATATCCAG AATTTTTATCTGGGAGTTCCTTGTCTTCTCACAATTGTGCTGAATTCCTGTCTGTTGGAGACAGAAATGAGATGGTGTTCATTCCACCAACTAGTGACACTATGAATTTGCAATCTATCGACGGACACATAGACACATCAGCAGGTAATCCAGTGGGCAACCCTGTTAATGGGGATCCACAGGTGGTTTCGAGGACACAGGTTGGCATTTTAGGTAACGATCTTAATGCTCAGAGTCAGGGGTTATCTCTGAGCCTTGGCACGGAGATGCAATCTGCAATTTCGGTGCCTTCATTTCAGTATCAGAATCCAAATGTAATTTTGCCTTCATTTTCGAGTCTACATCTCCCTATATTGGGTAAGTGGATGTTATCCTGTGAAGGTGATGAAAGTAATCAAAGTAAGGGATTGAAAAGTTCTGAGTGCTTGCTTACATTTGGTGGAGGCAACCATACCCCTATCAAAGCAGAGGTGTCCAGAAATCCTCAGTGCTTAGATAGCCACAGAGATATTCACACTGATGCATATATGTATCAACCTTCAAGTTATGCTAATGCTATCACAAACTCTAAATTTCTCAAGGCAGCTCAGCAACTGCTTGATAAAGTGGTTAGCGTGAGAAAGGTCCTTAAGCAGCCTCCGTCTGATAAATGTCTTGATGAAACTAAGGAGACTGATGCAAAAGCTAACAAGCAATCTATACCTCTCTCATCTAGCGGGATGTCATCAGGCCCTAAAGAGTCAATTGCGAACTCCTCTTCTGAGTTATCTCCTGCAGAACGGCAGGATTTACAAAACAAGAAGACAAAACTTCTGTCCATTTTGGATGAG GTAGATAGAAGATACAGGCAGTATTACAACCAAATGCAATTGGTGGTATCGTCCTTTGACATGGTAGCAGGTCATGGTGCAGCTAAGTCATACACAGCACTTGCTCTCCAAACAATTTCCCGCCATTTCCGCTGTTTACGCGATGCAATCAGCAGTCAGATAGAAATAGTGAGGAAAAGCCTTGGGGAAGAAGACACTTCAGCTAATGGTCAAGGAGGGATACCACGGCTCCGCTATGTGGATCAGCAGCTCAGACAACAGAGGGCTCTTCGGCAGCTCGGTGTCATGCGACATGCCTGGAGACCTCAAAGGGGACTTCCTGAGAGCTCTGTTTCAATCCTTCGAGCTTGGCTTTTTGAGCATTTTCTGCATCC CTACCCTAATGATTCAGAGAAAATCATGCTAGCAAAGCAGACAGGCTTGAGCAGAAATCAG GTTGCAAATTGGTTCATAAATGCACGAGTGCGGCTTTGGAAGCCCATGGTTGAggaaatatataaagaagaaTTTGGTGATTTAGAAGCAAATTCTAGATCTTCTCAGGATGATGATGCAACCAAAGCACTAGGAGAGAATCAGTTGGCATCTGATAATAGGCTAGACGAATTGCAGGATAGTTTGACATCTGCAGCCGCTGATGGAATCCAAACAGGACAAGTTTATGACAGGAAGCCTGATCGTATTCCTGATGTAGAAATGAAAAGACCTATGGGAAAAACAGTGCTTCAGAATtgttctcatgttgacaataTCATAGATACAGGGATTATGAAATTCCAGCACGAGTTTAGGTCTAACATGGATGACCATAGCTCTTGTCCAGACAAGAACACCCCACTCGACCCACATGGTGTTGGGAGTCTTATGCCTGGTGCTTTTAAGTATGATATATCGGCATTGAGTGAATTTGCTATTGGGAGTCAGGTATCGCTTGCACTGGGATTGCAACAACATGAAAGTGATGCTTTTCCCATGGCTGGTGGAAACCATATAAGAAGTAGTAATATGGCAACTTCTTCTATGGGAGCTGACACAGTGGATTATCATTGCATGGATTCTGGAAAGCAACAGGACAGGTTTGGCAGCTCCCATCTGTTACATGATTTTGTAGTTTGA
- the LOC8275781 gene encoding GTPase HflX, with the protein MIACYCNSPVRPSPLHDHYFPWNSNPYNRPNYPLTLSTHKSRLTTRVLQQGFEVASPINAPFPGQLIDNNEVEEVHGPVNGVAGPASEDKPAVSSTKFRKKKQDGDSLEDRFKLRNGREVYEEKGYLVGVERKGDTLDSFGIEESLKELAQLADTAGLTVVGSTYQKLTSPNPRTYIGSGKVAEIKSAIHALDIETVIFDDELSPGQLRNLEKIFGGDVRVCDRTALILDIFNQRAATHEASLQVALAQMEYQLPRLTRMWTHLERQAGGKVKGMGEKQIEVDKRILRTQIGVLKKELESVRNHRKQYRNRRTSVPVPVVSLVGYTNAGKSTLLNQLTGANVLAEDRLFATLDPTTRRVQMKNGNEFLLTDTVGFIQKLPTTLVAAFRATLEEISESSLLVHVVDISHPLAEQQIDAVDRVLSELDVASISKLMVWNKVDRVSNPSEIKLEAEKRQDVVCISALGGDGLQEFCIAVQEKLKDSMVWVEALVPFEKGDLLSTIHQVGMVERTEYTENGTLIKAHVPLRFARLLTPMRQLCKA; encoded by the exons ATGATTGCCTGCTATTGCAATTCTCCCGTTCGACCTTCACCTCTTCATGATCACTACTTTCCATGGAATTCAAACCCTTACAATAGACCAAATTACCCTCTCACTCTCAGTACACACAAGTCTAGACTTACCACCAGAGTTCTCCAGCAAGGATTTGAAGTTGCATCCCCTATAAATGCTCCTTTCCCGGGCCAACTAATCGATAATAATGAAGTTGAAGAAGTTCATGGACCTGTCAATGGAGTCGCAGGCCCCGCATCAGAGGATAAGCCAGCGGTTTCTTCAACAAAATTtaggaagaagaaacaagaCGGTGATAGCTTGGAGGATAGGTTCAAGCTTCGAAATGGAAGAGAG gTATATGAAGAAAAAGGCTACCTGGTAGGTGTTGAGAGAAAAGGCGATACATTGGATTCTTTTGGTATAGAGGAATCGCTTAAGGAATTAGCCCAGCTTGCTGATACCGCTGGACTTACGGTAGTTGGTTCTACATACCAGAA ACTGACTTCTCCAAATCCAAGGACATATATTGGATCCGGTAAGGTTGCGGAAATTAAAAGTGCTATACATGCACTGGATATTGAGACTGTAATATTTGATGATGAGCTTTCTCCAGG gCAATTGCGCAACTTGGAAAAGATTTTTGGTGGTGATGTTAGAGTTTGTGACCGTACTGCTCTTATCCTGGATATCTTTAACCAGCGAGCAGCAACACATGAAGCATCTTTGCAG GTTGCATTGGCTCAAATGGAGTATCAGTTGCCTCGATTAACTAGAATGTGGACTCACCTTGAGCGTCAAGCAGGAGGAAAGGTGAAGGGTATGGGTGAGAAACAAATTGAAGTAGACAAGCGTATCTTACGCACTCAG ATTGGTGTTCTTAAAAAAGAGCTAGAATCTGTTAGAAACCATAGAAAGCAGTACAGGAACAGGCGTACATCTGTTCCAGTCCCTGTAGTATCTTTG GTTGGCTACACAAATGCGGGAAAGAGTACACTTTTAAATCAATTGACCGGTGCTAATGTTCTTGCTGAAGATCGTTTATTTGCAACCCTTGATCCAACCACTAGAAGGGTCCAG ATGAAGAATGGGAATGAGTTTCTTCTCACAGATACTGTTGGTTTCATCCAGAAGTTGCCAACTACCCTG GTTGCTGCCTTCAGAGCAACATTAGAGGAGATATCGGAGTCATCACTTTTAGTTCATGTGGTAGACATCAG CCATCCGCTAGCGGAGCAACAGATAGATGCAGTGGACAGAGTTCTGTCAGAATTAGATGTGGCGTCAATTTCAAAGTTGATGGTCTGGAACAAG GTTGATAGGGTCAGTAATCCTTCAGAAATAAAATTGGAAGCAGAGAAAAGACAAGATGTTGTTTGCATATCTGCTTTGGGCGGTGATGGCTTACAAGAATTCTGCATTGCAGTTCAGGAAAAGCTGAAG GATTCTATGGTATGGGTGGAAGCTTTGGTTCCATTTGAGAAAGGGGATCTTCTCAGTACTATACACCAGGTTGGGATGGTAGAGAGAACT GAATATACAGAGAATGGAACACTGATCAAGGCACATGTTCCTCTTCGTTTTGCAAGACTGCTTACTCCTATGAGGCAGCTGTGTAAAGCTTAA
- the LOC8275779 gene encoding uncharacterized protein LOC8275779, translating to MAKQSSAWITKHKNRWPLMILAFFTLSTLIVFSIRSASDSCHSSSNITTTATTANVDRFGEPKVDSKPQIHSSVAPNPLDFMKSKLVLLVSHELSLSGGPLLLMELAFLLRGVGAEVVWITNQKPTETDEVIYSLENKMLDRGVQVFSAKGQKAIDTALKADLVVLNTAVAGKWLDATLKESVQQVLPKVLWWIHEMRGHYFKLEYVKHLPFVAGAMIDSHTTAEYWKNRTRERLGIKMPETYVVHLGNSKDLMEVAEDSVAKRVLCEHVRESLGVRNDDLLFAIINSVSRGKGQDLFLRSFYESLQLIQEKKLKVPSLHAVVVGSDMNAQTKFEMELRKFVQEKKIQDRVHFVNKTLTVAPYLASIDVLVQNSQARGECFGRITIEAMAFQLPVLGTAAGGTMEIVVNGTTGLLHPAGKEGVTPLANNIVKLATHVERRLTMGKNGYKRVKERFLEHHMSHRIALVLKEVLRKAKT from the exons ATGGCAAAACAATCAAGCGCATGGATTACAAAGCACAAGAACAGATGGCCGCTCATGATTCTCGCATTCTTCACTCTATCAACTCTAATTGTCTTTTCTATAAGATCTGCTTCTGATTCCTGTCACTCTAGCTCTAACATTACAACTACTGCTACTACTGCTAATGTTGACCGTTTTGGAGAACCAAAAGTTGATTCAAAACCTCAGATTCACTCCAGCGTAGCTCCAAATCCTCTTGATTTCATGAAGTCCAAACTCGTTCTCCTTGTCTCACACGAGCTTTCTCTTTCTG GTGGACCCTTATTGTTAATGGAGCTGGCGTTTTTGTTAAGAGGTGTTGGTGCTGAAGTTGTTTGGATTACTAATCAGAAACCGACGGAAACTGACGAAGTTATTTATAGTTTGGAGAATAAAATGTTGGATCGTGGAGTACAG GTTTTCTCTGCGAAAGGGCAAAAAGCGATTGATACAGCTCTTAAGGCTGACTTGGTGGTTTTAAATACTGCTGTTGCTGGGAAGTGGCTGGATGCTACTTTGAAGGAGAGTGTTCAACAAGTTCTTCCCAAGGTTCTGTGGTGGATACACGAAATGCGAGGGCATTATTTCAAACTAGAGTATGTTAAGCACCTCCCTTTTGTTGCAGGTGCTATGATTGATTCACATACAACTGCTGAGTACTGGAAGAACAGGACTCGAGAACGCTTAGG GATTAAGATGCCTGAAACATATGTTGTGCACCTTGGAAATAGCAAGGACCTCATGGAAGTGGCTGAAGACAGTGTGGCCAAACGGGTTCTCTGTGAACATGTTCGGGAATCTCTTGGAGTGAGAAATGATGATCTGCTCTTTGCTATCATAAATA GTGTTTCACGTGGGAAAGGTCAGGATCTCTTTCTTCGTTCATTTTACGAGAGTCTGCAACTGATCCAAGAGAAGAAACTCAAGGTGCCGTCATTGCATGCAGTAGTTGTGGGAAGTGACATGAATGCTCAGACTAAGTTTGAAATGGAGCTGCGTAAATTTGTTCAGGAGAAAAAGATTCAAGACCGTGTTCACTTTGTAAACAAAACCCTGACAGTTGCTCCATATTTGGCTTCTATTGATGTTCTTGTTCAGAACTCTCAG GCCCGAGGAGAGTGCTTTGGGAGGATAACAATTGAAGCAATGGCCTTTCAATTGCCTGTGTTG GGTACTGCAGCTGGAGGAACCATGGAGATTGTAGTGAATGGGACAACAGGCTTGCTGCACCCTGCTGGTAAAGAAGGTGTAACTCCTCTTGCAAATAACATTGTGAAATTAGCAACACATGTTGAAAGGAGGTTGACAATGGGAAAGAATGGATACAAGAGGGTGAAAGAGAGGTTCTTGGAACACCATATGTCGCATAGAATTGCTTTGGTTCTTAAAGAAGTTTTACGGAAGGCAAAGACTTAG